Genomic window (Paraglaciecola psychrophila 170):
CAATCTAAACCGCTGAACAGAAGAGACAAAATATAAACATGAATGCAAAAACCAAAGTCATAGTAGCTGGGGGCGGAACGGCCGGTTGGCTGACGGCATATAGCCTAGTCACTCGTCTCGGTAAGCTACTGGACATTACTCTAGTTGAGTCCGACCAAATTGGCACAGTGGGAGTGGGAGAAGCCACCATTCCTACCATTCGCACATTTCATGGCTTAATCGGTATTGATGAAAAAGAGTTTATGGCTGCCACTCAGGCAACCTTTAAATTGGGGATACAGTTTGATAATTGGGGGCAGCAAGGTGACAGTTTCTTCCACTCTTTCGGCGAGATAGGTAAACGTGCCTGGATGGCTGAATTTCATGAATTCTGGATGGAAGCTAAAGCTCAGGGTTTTGGCGGTAGTTTGGATGATTATTGTCTCGAATTAAAAGCCGCTAAAGCCAATAAATTTTCCACTATGGCTGGCAAGAAACCGGTTAACTTTGCTTATCATATGAATGCCACAGCTTACGCTGCCTATTTACGGGGAAAAAGTGAAAAAGCCGGTGTCAAACGTATAGAAGGTCGTATCAAACAAGTACAAAATGACCAAGCAGGTAATATTTCATCACTTGTATTAGAAGGTGGTGAACCAGTATCAGGCGATGTGTTTATTGACTGTACTGGCTTTCGAGCATCGCTAATTGGCGATAATTTGGATGTCGGGTATGAAGACTGGAGTCATTGGCTGGCTGCTGATAGTGCCATTGCGGTGCAAACCCAAGCAGTAGAAGCACCTCGTCCTTATACTCGTTCTATCGCCCATTCAGCGGGGTGGCAATGGCGTATTCCTCTGCAAAACCGAGTGGGTAATGGCATTGTTTACGCCAGTCAGTTCCTGTCTGATGATGAAGCGACAGGCACGTTATTGGCTAACCTAAGCGGCGAAACTATTACTGAGCCACGGCAACTTCGTTTTAAAACGGGCAGGCGAAAAAAAGCGTGGCATAAGAACTGTATTGCCATTGGACTTTCTAGCGGATTTTTAGAACCATTAGAATCAACCAGTATTCATCTTGTCACCACTGCAATACTTCGACTCATGAAGTTGTTTCCTTTTGGCGGCAATACCACCATGCTGGCAGAACAATTTAACCGTGAGACTCAGCTAGAACTTGAGACTGTTCGTGATTTTGTGATTTTGCATTATCACCAGACCCAACGTAATGACAGTGCATTTTGGGATCATTATCGAAGTATGGAAGTGCCTGACTCTCTGGTGCACCGCATGGCAATGTTCCATGAA
Coding sequences:
- a CDS encoding tryptophan halogenase family protein, whose protein sequence is MNAKTKVIVAGGGTAGWLTAYSLVTRLGKLLDITLVESDQIGTVGVGEATIPTIRTFHGLIGIDEKEFMAATQATFKLGIQFDNWGQQGDSFFHSFGEIGKRAWMAEFHEFWMEAKAQGFGGSLDDYCLELKAAKANKFSTMAGKKPVNFAYHMNATAYAAYLRGKSEKAGVKRIEGRIKQVQNDQAGNISSLVLEGGEPVSGDVFIDCTGFRASLIGDNLDVGYEDWSHWLAADSAIAVQTQAVEAPRPYTRSIAHSAGWQWRIPLQNRVGNGIVYASQFLSDDEATGTLLANLSGETITEPRQLRFKTGRRKKAWHKNCIAIGLSSGFLEPLESTSIHLVTTAILRLMKLFPFGGNTTMLAEQFNRETQLELETVRDFVILHYHQTQRNDSAFWDHYRSMEVPDSLVHRMAMFHENGYAWPDDVGLFRVDSWVQVMMGQGLMPKQHHGAGRVLPADGLKQQMMTLRNMIDNTVSQMPAHSDFIQSYCPAQDL